The Vicia villosa cultivar HV-30 ecotype Madison, WI linkage group LG1, Vvil1.0, whole genome shotgun sequence genome includes a region encoding these proteins:
- the LOC131609917 gene encoding uncharacterized protein LOC131609917 isoform X2: MAFKDCSKRREVQKSAAGIKVSKSFPLSSLASLESLSLPLVQEVVLSADMKCENCQKRVSDIITKMNETESIVVNVLEKKVILTFRISSTRHVGKVISHKVVTPKVAIIKRICRSSNG, translated from the exons ATGGCTTTTAAGGACTGTTCTAAAAGAAGGGAGGTTCAGAAATCGGCGGCTGGTATAAAAGTCTCAAAGAGTTTTCCTCTTTCTAGTCTTGCATCTTTGGAGTCTTTGTCCTTGCCACTG GTGCAAGAGGTTGTTCTTTCTGCTGATATGAAATGTGAGAACTGCCAGAAGAGAGTTTCTGATATTATTACAAAGATGAATG AAACTGAGTCCATAGTGGTGAATGTATTGGAAAAGAAAGTGATACTTACTTTTAGAATATCATCAACAAGACATGTTGGTAAAGTAATCTCACACAAAGTAGTTACACCTAAAGTTGCCATTATCAAACGGATATGCCGGTCATCCAATGGTTAG
- the LOC131609917 gene encoding uncharacterized protein LOC131609917 isoform X1 codes for MAFKDCSKRREVQKSAAGIKVSKSFPLSSLASLESLSLPLVQEVVLSADMKCENCQKRVSDIITKMNAETESIVVNVLEKKVILTFRISSTRHVGKVISHKVVTPKVAIIKRICRSSNG; via the exons ATGGCTTTTAAGGACTGTTCTAAAAGAAGGGAGGTTCAGAAATCGGCGGCTGGTATAAAAGTCTCAAAGAGTTTTCCTCTTTCTAGTCTTGCATCTTTGGAGTCTTTGTCCTTGCCACTG GTGCAAGAGGTTGTTCTTTCTGCTGATATGAAATGTGAGAACTGCCAGAAGAGAGTTTCTGATATTATTACAAAGATGAATG CAGAAACTGAGTCCATAGTGGTGAATGTATTGGAAAAGAAAGTGATACTTACTTTTAGAATATCATCAACAAGACATGTTGGTAAAGTAATCTCACACAAAGTAGTTACACCTAAAGTTGCCATTATCAAACGGATATGCCGGTCATCCAATGGTTAG